DNA sequence from the Bacillus pumilus genome:
CTTAGGGGCTGTCGGAGATGCCAATTTAGTGCCGGATCACGTATCACTTTGGGGACTGCTTATTAAGATTAGGCGGGAATTTGAACAGGTGATAAACATCAGACCTGCAAAACAGCTGAGCGGCATTCGCTCACCGCTTGCTCAGCCAAAGGATTTCGATCTTCTAGTTGTCAGAGAAAACGGTGAAGGTGAATATAGTGAAATTGGAGGCCGTATGTATCAAGGGGAAGATCAGCTTGCTGTTCAAAATGCAGTGTTCTCAAGAAAAGGGACAGAGCGTGCGATGCGTTTTGCCTTTCAATTAGCAGAAAAAAGGCGAAAGCATGTGACGAGTGCAACCAAATCGAATGGGATCGTTCATACCATGCCTTTTTGGGATGAAGTGTTTCAAGACGTAGCAAAGGATTATCCAGAGGTGAAAGCAGACTCGCAGCACATTGACGCGCTCTCAGCTTTCTTTGTAACAAGACCAGAAAAATTCGATGTGATTGTGGCCAGTAATTTGTTTGGTGATATTTTGACAGACCTTGGGGCCGCCATTATGGGAAGTATTGGCGTAGCGCCTGCCGCCAACATTAATGTAAATGGTAAATACCCATCCATGTTTGAGCCTGTACACGGATCAGCTCCAGACATTGCGGGAAAAGGAATCGCCAACCCAATCGGTCAAATCTGGACCGCTAAACTCATGCTGGATCATTTCGGAGAGGAAGAACTGGGCACACATCTGCTCGAAACCATCGAATCAGTCACAGCAGATGGCTTTTTAACGGCAGACATCGGTGGCGCCTATCAAACGCAAGAAGTCACAAACGAAATCATCACACGATTGAAGAAATAATCCGTCATTAGAACCGCATCTCCACGTCTGCTATAATAAAAGGATGGATAGAAGAAAGAGATGTGAAATCTAGTGTCAAAAACAGTTGTATTAGCAGAGAAACCTTCAGTCGGACGTGATCTTGCACGTGTGCTGAAGTGTCATAAAAAAGGAAATGGCTTTTTAGAAGGAGATCAATACATTGTGACGTGGGCGCTTGGCCATTTGGTCACACTGGCTGATCCAGAAGGCTACGGAAAAGAATTTCAATCCTGGCGTTTAGAGGATTTACCAATCATTCCCGAACCGCTTAAGCTTGTGGTGATGAAAAAAACAGGCAAACAATTCCAAGCAGTGAAAGCGCAGCTTGCGAGGAAAGATGTCAAAGACATTGTCATCGCAACAGATGCTGGACGTGAAGGGGAGCTTGTCGCTCGATGGATTCTTGAAAAAGCGCATGTGAAAAAGCCTTTGAAACGATTATGGATCTCATCTGTCACGGACAAAGCCATTCAAGAAGGCTTTAAACGATTAAAAGACGGCAAAGAATACGATAACCTGTATCGCTCAGCCGTTGCACGTGCAGAGGCAGACTGGATTGTCGGCATCAACGCAACAAGAGCGCTGACAACGAAGTTCAATGCACAGCTTTCCTGCGGACGGGTGCAAACACCAACGATCGCCATGATCGCCAAACGAGAAGAAGACATTCAGCAATTTCAGCCGAAGCCGTTCTATGGATTGACTGCACAAGTAGATGGACTGACTTTGACATGGCAGGATGCCAAAACAAAGCAAAACCGGACATTCCAAGAGAGTGTGATCAAAGAACGCTTGACAGCCTGCGAAGGAAAACCAGCAGTGGTTGATGCGTTGAAAAAAACAGCGAAAAAAGCTTTCGCGCCGGGACTGTACGATCTGACTGAATTGCAGCGTGATGCACATAAACGCTATGGTTTTTCAGCCAAAGAAACATTATCTACGCTTCAGCGATTGTATGAGCAGCATAAGCTCGTAACATATCCACGTACAGATTCACGATTTATTTCAGCGGATATCGTTCCTACATTGAAAGATCGTTTAAAAGGAATGAACGTCAGACCGTACGCCCAGCATGTGAACCGGATTTTACAATCAGGTGTGAAAGCGCACAAAGGCTTCGTCAATGATGCCAAAGTGTCAGATCACCATGCGATTATTCCAACCGAGGAAGAGCTGTACCCAGGAGTATTAAGCGATAAAGAGCGTAAATTATATGACCTCATTGCCAAACGTTTCCTTGCGGTACTCATGAATCCTTTCGAGTATGAGGAAACAACGGTCATCACCAAAATAGGCAGTGAAACGTTCACAGCAAAAGGGAAAACCGTGCAAGCAGCTGGCTGGAAAGCCGTGTACGATGACTCATATGAAGAAGAGGAATCAGCCGAGGCAGATCAACATTTGCCGCTGCTTTCAGAAGGACAGTCACTAGACGTTCGACAGCTGAAAGAGACAAGAGGAGAAACGAAGCCTCCTGCACGTTTTAATGAAGCGACCCTATTATCTGCTATGGAAAACCCAGCGGCATTTATGCAGAACGAGGAAAAGGACTTAGTGAAAACCCTTGGTGAAACAGGTGGTCTAGGGACAGTAGCAACAAGAGCGGATATTATTGAAAAGCTGTTCAATAGCTTCTTAATTGAGAAAAAGGGCAAAGACATTTTCATCACATCGAAAGGGAAGCAGCTGCTCTCGTTAGTGCCTGAGGACTTAAAGTCCCCTGCGTTAACAGCGGAATGGGAACAAAAGCTTTCTAAAATCGCCAAAGGGCAATTGAAGGCTTCTCAATTCATGAGTGAAATGAAGTCATATGCCAAACAAGCCGTATCTGAAATCAAACAGACGAACCAGACCTTTAAGCATGACAATGTCACTGGCACCCATTGTCCAGACTGCGGTAAACTCATGCTGAAAGTGAATGGAAAACATGGCACGATGCTCGTTTGTCAGGACCGAGAATGCGGCCATCGTAAAAATGTGGCGAAGAAAACAAACGCACGCTGCCCGAACTGTCATAAAAAGCTCGAGCTGCGCGGAGAAGGCGATGGCAAAATCTTTGCTTGTGTATGCGGCCATAGAGAAAAGCTGTCTGTCTTCGAAAAACGCAAATCTCAATCCAATCAAAAGAAAGCCAGTAAGCACGATGTGTCTAAATATATGAAGAAACAAAAGAAAGTGGAAGAACCAATTAATAACGCACTAGCTGAACAATTAAAGAAGTTAAAATTAGATCAATAGTTCTATAAAAACCCGTGCGGAAACGCATGGGTTTTTCAGTATTATTAAGTATATAGACATATTGTTTTTCTGAAAATGGGAATAAATATGCGAAAAGGCTCGTAATTTGGCATAAAATATTCATTTAAATTTAAACAAAAACGCTCTATAATAAATCGTTAGATGCTTAGAGAACGCGGAATTGAAAGGGGACACGAATGCATACACGCATATATCGTACAGCAATTGTTTTACTCATTGTCATTCTACTAGGCGGATGTACCTGGGAACAGCAGAAAGAATCAGCTGATCCAGTATCATCTCAGCCCGTTTTGCCTGGAGAATATTTTATCACTCACCACTTAATGACAGATCAAGGCTTAATTCGCACCTCTTTTGCAGAGCAGCACATCTACTTATCTGAATCACTTGGACTTTGGATGGATTATCTTGTTCGAAAAAAAGATCAAAATTCATTTGACCAACAATTTGATGTTCTGCAAGATCAATTTTTACTAGACCATCATCTTCTCAGCTGGCAAATTGAATCCGATCAAAAAAATAAGGCCAATGCTTTAGTCGATGATTTACGTGTAGTGACGGCACTTCAAAAGGCAAATCATTTGTGGAAGAAGTCAGCGTATCAAACGACAGCAAAAGAAATCGCTCAAGCGTTAAAAGAAAAAAACATGTTCAAAGGCATATTGTCCGATTATTATGATGCATCAACCAATCGAACTTCACATACAATCACACTCTCATATATAGACCCAAAAGCAATCAAAGAATTGGAATCCCTCCAAATATTCACGAAACAAATGACCAGTAACCAATTAGCCATTCTAAAACAAGCACCGAGAAAAAAAGGATTCTTTCCTAAATCCTATGACATAAAGAAAAAAACCTATTCATTCGATCAAGAAATCAATATGATCGATCAACTTTATACAGCTTTACATGCATATCATGCAAAGGTGAATACGTCCGAGATCATGAAATGGCTTAAAACGTCGTTTAAACAAGAAGGCAAACTGTACGGAAGATACAAACTGAGCACATTGAAGCCATCTGTCACATATGAATCGCCTTCGGTATATGCACTCGTCATTTTGTATGCCCTTAAACAAAACGAGCTGAAATTCGCAAAGACTGTCTATCACCGCATGAAAGAATTACAAACTCAAGATCCTCTCAAGCCTTACTACGGAGGATACATGAACGAAAAAGAGACACACTCATTTGATAACTTATTGCCTTTAATTGCAGAAAGGGAGCTTCTAAATGAATCGGTTGTTCAGTAACACGTATCGCTTGTACTATTCTCTGCTCCTCACGTTTGCAGGCCTTATTTTGTTTATGGGCTACCTTAACGTACAAGATGCGGAGAGCTTTATGATCATCGCACTGACATTTGTCGTGTTAGGCTGTGGTATTTTATTTGGTATCCTACCAGCATTAATTTTCACCTTACTGTTTTTGTTCTTTATAGGAAGCGTCATGTTCTTTACAGAGCTTGGTCATGAAAATTCCCTTTTTTCAAATCAAACATTGCAAGATGTAGTAATTTGGGGCGTAGCACTTCTTTTTTTCGCTATTTCAGCGGGAAGCTTGCATGAACGGATCAATACGCTGCGTCACACCATTGAACAACAAAAGCAGGCCATCAAACAATTTGTGGCGATTGACTCGACAACAGGATTTGACAATGCTGAGCGGATGAAGCTCGAATTATCCGAGGAAATGAAACGGGCAGAACGGTACAAACAGCCATTTGTCTTTATCCTTCTTCATATGAATTACGCAGCGGAATTCAAATCGTTATATGGAGAAAAAGAAATGCAGCATCTATTTCAACAATTAAGTCTCAAGATACGCGAAAGCGTAAGAGAAACCGATAAGAAATTTCGGTTATCTGAAGAACGAATGGGCTTGCTGCTAACCCATACACCAGAAGAAAATGTGTCAGTTGTCCTTGATAAGCTAAAGGATAAACTGCAAACGCATGTCCTATTAAACGGTCGTGAAGTGACCTTGACATTTCATGTCTGTCATTTAACAAGCAGCTCGGATTATCGTACGCCAGAGCAGTTTTTAGAAGAACTAGAAAAAGAGATGATGATGAATGAACTTTAATTCTTTGATGAAATGTTGTTTGATGATCACGCTTTTTTCGATTCTTTCGTTTAAACACATGGCTTCAGCCGATGCGCTCGTCACGCAGCCAAATACACTGATCGTTTATTCCACACCATCGGGGGAAGTGACTCCAGCCGTTCATATGCTGGATCTACTCGCCGGTCATTTTTCAAAACAGACGACGATTGTATCTGATGAACATTTGGCTGAAAAGAGGATGAATGAATTTCAGCAAGTCATTTATCTTGGAGAAATAAAGAGAACCCTGTCAAAACAAACCATTCGTGCGACGAACGAATCACAGCAATTCATCGCCATTGGATACAATGCGGAACAGCTTCGCCCATTCTCCAAGCTTACTTTTCACAAACAAGATCATATCAGTCAATTGAAACATACACATGATCAGACATACCGTCAGCTAGAGAGAAGGATCAATGTGTTAACGGTTCGAGGGACAGACTTGGAAAATGAATTTCTAGTGAAGAAACGTCAATCTGATCTGCCATTTGTGACTCAGACAAAAGAAGGTACGGCATATATCGGTATCTTAGATGTCGTGCAACACAACAAGCTTCTTGCAGAAGTGCTAGAAAAATACATGCCATCTTCTGTGCAAATGAAGACAAAATACGTAATGCTCGGGAACATCAGTCCAGCAAGTGACGAGAAGAAGCTACTAGAACTTGGACAATACGTATCCGCACAGCATATTCCTTATCAAATTGCAGTGACCCCTGTTTGGATAGATCGAGCAACAGGTGATGAAGTCACACTGAGCGACCGCCCGAAGCTCGTGAATGTGTTAAAACAATTGCAAGAAAATGGAGCGAGTATCATTCTTCATGGCTTTACCCGTACGTATCGAACGGAGGAATCTGGTCAGGGATTTGAGTTCTGGGATGCAAAATATGATCAGCCCATCACGACAAATGATCCAAAAAATGCAGAGAAGAAACAAAGTAAAAGCCAATTCCCAAATGAAAAAGACTTTCATACGTATACCAAATTGAATCAGCAGCAAGAAGTCGCCTATACAGAAAAGAAACTGACAAAGGGCATTGAGCTTCTTGCTAGGCAAGGCTTATATCCTCTTGCGTTCGAGGTGCCGCATGATGCGATATCACAAAAAGGTTATGAAGTAATTTCAAAGCATGTGTCCAGTCTATTTGGACAGGTGCAGCTGTCAGACCGCACTTGGAAAACAGCCGGTGCATCGCCGCTCGTGACGTCTCCTGCCATGTTACACGGCATGACCTTATATCCTCAGCAGCAAGTTGAGCAAGTGTTTGACAAAGAAGGTTCAAATGTTTTAACTGAACAGACGATTCAATCCGTGCAGCATCTGCAATCAGCCGCAATTGGGCTGTCCTATGACGTGGAGTTAGGGATAGCAGGGTTACAGGATTTGATCACACAGATGGAGGCAATCCCTTCTAGCGAATGGCTGGATGTAAAGAAAACAAAACAGACGGTCCAAACTGCACATGTAAAAATCCAAACATCTGGGAATGGACATATTCAAGTAGAGGAATCCAACATCGCCGAAACAAAAACAGTCAAACGAAGTGGCATGGAAAATATGCTGAGAATTCTCACGGTCGTGGTCATGCTGTTTATTGCGGCATTTGCTTTATACACATTGTATTTAAGACTGACAATGAAAAAACGAATTTTTAAGGAGAGAAAATTAGGTGGCTGATGTCTTATTTTATCTTTCATTAATGCTCATTTGGATCATGCTTCTATACCACATGTTTCTCATGCAGGGCGGCTTTCAGCATTACCTCACCTATGAAAAAGTGCTGCCTAAATGGACAAAACAAGGGAAAGAGCTGCCGACCGTCAGTATCCTGATTCCTGCTCATAATGAAGAGGTCGTCATTCGGCAGACATTAAAAGCGATGGTTCAGCTATCTTATCCTAAACACCTCCTTGAAATCATTGTGATTAATGACAATTCTTCTGATCGCACAGGAGAGATTGTGCAATCATTCAGTGAGCAATATGATCATGTCCATATGATTGAAACGAAGCCGCCATTTGCAGGGAAGGGAAAATCCACTGCACTGAATGAAGGTTTGAAGGCTTCAACAGGAGAAGTGATTTGCGTATACGACGCAGATAACATGCCTGAACCAAAGGCTGTCTATCATTTGGTTCTTGGATTATTAAATGACCCAAAAGCAGGCGCTGTTGTCGGGAAATTCAGGGTGATCAATGCAACCAAAAATTTGCTGACCAAATTTATTAATATTGAGACCATCTGTTTCCAATGGATGGCGCAGGGCGGGAGATGGAAATGGTTTGGTATTGCAACAATACCAGGTACCAACTTCGCCATCCGCCGGCACATTTTAGAAGAGCTCGGCGGCTGGGATGTCCAAGCTTTGGCCGAGGACACCGAATTAACGATCCGTGTGTATAACCTGGGATATGTGATTCGATTTTTTCCAGCTGCGCTCACATGGGAACAAGAGCCTGAGACATGGAAGGTCTGGTGGCGGCAAAGAACGCGCTGGGCTAGAGGGAATCAATATGTTGTCCTTAAATTTTTAAGGCAGTTTATGAAGCTGAAACGAAAACGAATGGTTTTCGATTTGTTTTATTTCTTCTTTACGTATTTCTTATTTTTCTTCGGCGTTCTGCTCTCAAATGGCATCTTTATTGTAAACCTATTTGTTGATCTTCATTTATCTGTAGGGGCTGTCGCACTAATCCTTTGGGGATTAGCCTTCTTCCTCTTTCTAACAGAAGTGATGATTACATTAAGTATTGAGAAAACAGAGCTCACCAAACAAAATATTCTCATTGTGGTCCTCATGTACTTCACCTATTCTCAAGTATGGATTGCGCTTGTCGTGTACTCCTTATGTGTAGAGGTGAAGAGCCGATTATTGAAACAAGAAGTGAAATGGTACAAAACAGAGCGTTACGATCAACAACAAAAGAAAAGCGGGTGACAAATTGAAATCGGTCAAATGGATGTTTTTAATATTAGCGCTATCCCTTGCCATTCAGCCTTTTTTCATGGCAAGTCAAGCAATGGCGCAATCCAATCGAGTACAAGTGAAAGACGATTGGGTTCACTCATCAAAAGGAAATCAAACAGAAACGCAGCATCTATCAGAAGATGTGGTGACATTGTATGGTCAAGAAGACCGCACTGAATTTTCCTATCAAATGGAGAAAGAAAAAGTAGAGTCTAGCACTCTTACATTAAATATAGAGGCTTCACCATTACTAATATCGCCATCATCTTTCACAGTGATGATCGATGGAGAGATTGAAAAAACGATCCCTGTATCAGGGAAAAACCCCAAAAAATCGATTCAAATCAAATTGAACAAAACGCAACTAAAAAAAGGATCTCATCAAATTCAGCTCGCATTTTATGGTGTGTTAAAAGAAGGTGTGTGTATCAACCAAGAGACGCCTGCCAATTGGCTGAAAGTATATCCTGAAAGTGAGCTGGCGTTCAAAGGAGTTCAAACGAAAGACGTGACGTTAGACAGCTTCCCTTCACCATTTATTCCATCAGGTGATCAGGAAGAACAAACAGATATTGTGATTCCAAATAAACCAGAAGCGGCTGAATTAGAAGCGGCTATGAAAGTATATCGTACGTTGAAAAACAAAGACCGCCTAGCAGACCTCAAACTCGTTCAAGAAAAGGACGTCGAGCAAATTGCGCACCCAACTATTGCTGTTGGAGCAAAAGGAAGCTGGAATGGACGAATAAAATCGCTCGAGCAAGCGGCTGGAATTAAAACAGAAGGCGATCAACTTACGTTAGCGGTGAGAACCCTGACAGCAAAGAAAAAAGAACAGCCCATTTTATTTGTCACTGCTAAGCAGCCAAAGACAATTGCTGAAAAAATCAATGTCTTGACTCAGCCAGAACTGACAGGTCAGCTCACTGGAACCGACTTGCTGCTGCAAAAGGTGACAGCTAGTGCTTCTAAGCCATCTCATCATATTTCCTTAATAGATTTTGGCGCAGATGATGTCAAAGTTGGAACCAAAAAGACAGCATCTGATCATTACTATTATCCGAAAGCATTAATGGCTCAACAAAAATCAGGTGCAAAACTAAATCTATCATTTAAAAAATCAGATCCAGCGAACAAAGCAGAGCGTCTAACAGTGATGATCAATAACGAACCGCACGACGTACCGTTAACAAAACTAGGAAACAAAGATGAGAATGGGTTCTACCATGTGTCGATTCCAGTAGATTCACAAGTGCTTCAAGAGAACGAATATGTGGACTTACAGTTTGTCACAACAGGTTTTAAAAACATGGAATCCTGTAGACATACAGATGAAGAAGGCTGGATTTACATTGATAAGAACAGCTCTCTTCAAATACCAGAAGGAACAACTATTGATACACCGGACTTAGCCGCATGGCCGCTTCCTTACACTTCAGAAACGGAGCAAGGAAACACATTGATCATTATGCCAGATCAAATCAATCAAGCCTCAATCAATCAAATGGCTATGCTGACCGAATCATTTAGTCAGCCGGAAGCTG
Encoded proteins:
- a CDS encoding tartrate dehydrogenase, whose translation is MKHVSIAAIPGDGVGKEVVPEAIRVLKAVSEVHGSLSFTFQDFPWSCEYYLEHGEMMPKDGLHQLKAFDSIFLGAVGDANLVPDHVSLWGLLIKIRREFEQVINIRPAKQLSGIRSPLAQPKDFDLLVVRENGEGEYSEIGGRMYQGEDQLAVQNAVFSRKGTERAMRFAFQLAEKRRKHVTSATKSNGIVHTMPFWDEVFQDVAKDYPEVKADSQHIDALSAFFVTRPEKFDVIVASNLFGDILTDLGAAIMGSIGVAPAANINVNGKYPSMFEPVHGSAPDIAGKGIANPIGQIWTAKLMLDHFGEEELGTHLLETIESVTADGFLTADIGGAYQTQEVTNEIITRLKK
- a CDS encoding DNA topoisomerase III translates to MSKTVVLAEKPSVGRDLARVLKCHKKGNGFLEGDQYIVTWALGHLVTLADPEGYGKEFQSWRLEDLPIIPEPLKLVVMKKTGKQFQAVKAQLARKDVKDIVIATDAGREGELVARWILEKAHVKKPLKRLWISSVTDKAIQEGFKRLKDGKEYDNLYRSAVARAEADWIVGINATRALTTKFNAQLSCGRVQTPTIAMIAKREEDIQQFQPKPFYGLTAQVDGLTLTWQDAKTKQNRTFQESVIKERLTACEGKPAVVDALKKTAKKAFAPGLYDLTELQRDAHKRYGFSAKETLSTLQRLYEQHKLVTYPRTDSRFISADIVPTLKDRLKGMNVRPYAQHVNRILQSGVKAHKGFVNDAKVSDHHAIIPTEEELYPGVLSDKERKLYDLIAKRFLAVLMNPFEYEETTVITKIGSETFTAKGKTVQAAGWKAVYDDSYEEEESAEADQHLPLLSEGQSLDVRQLKETRGETKPPARFNEATLLSAMENPAAFMQNEEKDLVKTLGETGGLGTVATRADIIEKLFNSFLIEKKGKDIFITSKGKQLLSLVPEDLKSPALTAEWEQKLSKIAKGQLKASQFMSEMKSYAKQAVSEIKQTNQTFKHDNVTGTHCPDCGKLMLKVNGKHGTMLVCQDRECGHRKNVAKKTNARCPNCHKKLELRGEGDGKIFACVCGHREKLSVFEKRKSQSNQKKASKHDVSKYMKKQKKVEEPINNALAEQLKKLKLDQ
- a CDS encoding glycosyl hydrolase family 8 is translated as MHTRIYRTAIVLLIVILLGGCTWEQQKESADPVSSQPVLPGEYFITHHLMTDQGLIRTSFAEQHIYLSESLGLWMDYLVRKKDQNSFDQQFDVLQDQFLLDHHLLSWQIESDQKNKANALVDDLRVVTALQKANHLWKKSAYQTTAKEIAQALKEKNMFKGILSDYYDASTNRTSHTITLSYIDPKAIKELESLQIFTKQMTSNQLAILKQAPRKKGFFPKSYDIKKKTYSFDQEINMIDQLYTALHAYHAKVNTSEIMKWLKTSFKQEGKLYGRYKLSTLKPSVTYESPSVYALVILYALKQNELKFAKTVYHRMKELQTQDPLKPYYGGYMNEKETHSFDNLLPLIAERELLNESVVQ
- a CDS encoding GGDEF domain-containing protein, whose product is MNRLFSNTYRLYYSLLLTFAGLILFMGYLNVQDAESFMIIALTFVVLGCGILFGILPALIFTLLFLFFIGSVMFFTELGHENSLFSNQTLQDVVIWGVALLFFAISAGSLHERINTLRHTIEQQKQAIKQFVAIDSTTGFDNAERMKLELSEEMKRAERYKQPFVFILLHMNYAAEFKSLYGEKEMQHLFQQLSLKIRESVRETDKKFRLSEERMGLLLTHTPEENVSVVLDKLKDKLQTHVLLNGREVTLTFHVCHLTSSSDYRTPEQFLEELEKEMMMNEL
- a CDS encoding DUF2334 domain-containing protein, which gives rise to MNFNSLMKCCLMITLFSILSFKHMASADALVTQPNTLIVYSTPSGEVTPAVHMLDLLAGHFSKQTTIVSDEHLAEKRMNEFQQVIYLGEIKRTLSKQTIRATNESQQFIAIGYNAEQLRPFSKLTFHKQDHISQLKHTHDQTYRQLERRINVLTVRGTDLENEFLVKKRQSDLPFVTQTKEGTAYIGILDVVQHNKLLAEVLEKYMPSSVQMKTKYVMLGNISPASDEKKLLELGQYVSAQHIPYQIAVTPVWIDRATGDEVTLSDRPKLVNVLKQLQENGASIILHGFTRTYRTEESGQGFEFWDAKYDQPITTNDPKNAEKKQSKSQFPNEKDFHTYTKLNQQQEVAYTEKKLTKGIELLARQGLYPLAFEVPHDAISQKGYEVISKHVSSLFGQVQLSDRTWKTAGASPLVTSPAMLHGMTLYPQQQVEQVFDKEGSNVLTEQTIQSVQHLQSAAIGLSYDVELGIAGLQDLITQMEAIPSSEWLDVKKTKQTVQTAHVKIQTSGNGHIQVEESNIAETKTVKRSGMENMLRILTVVVMLFIAAFALYTLYLRLTMKKRIFKERKLGG
- a CDS encoding glycosyltransferase family 2 protein, coding for MLIWIMLLYHMFLMQGGFQHYLTYEKVLPKWTKQGKELPTVSILIPAHNEEVVIRQTLKAMVQLSYPKHLLEIIVINDNSSDRTGEIVQSFSEQYDHVHMIETKPPFAGKGKSTALNEGLKASTGEVICVYDADNMPEPKAVYHLVLGLLNDPKAGAVVGKFRVINATKNLLTKFINIETICFQWMAQGGRWKWFGIATIPGTNFAIRRHILEELGGWDVQALAEDTELTIRVYNLGYVIRFFPAALTWEQEPETWKVWWRQRTRWARGNQYVVLKFLRQFMKLKRKRMVFDLFYFFFTYFLFFFGVLLSNGIFIVNLFVDLHLSVGAVALILWGLAFFLFLTEVMITLSIEKTELTKQNILIVVLMYFTYSQVWIALVVYSLCVEVKSRLLKQEVKWYKTERYDQQQKKSG
- a CDS encoding cellulose biosynthesis cyclic di-GMP-binding regulatory protein BcsB, which encodes MKSVKWMFLILALSLAIQPFFMASQAMAQSNRVQVKDDWVHSSKGNQTETQHLSEDVVTLYGQEDRTEFSYQMEKEKVESSTLTLNIEASPLLISPSSFTVMIDGEIEKTIPVSGKNPKKSIQIKLNKTQLKKGSHQIQLAFYGVLKEGVCINQETPANWLKVYPESELAFKGVQTKDVTLDSFPSPFIPSGDQEEQTDIVIPNKPEAAELEAAMKVYRTLKNKDRLADLKLVQEKDVEQIAHPTIAVGAKGSWNGRIKSLEQAAGIKTEGDQLTLAVRTLTAKKKEQPILFVTAKQPKTIAEKINVLTQPELTGQLTGTDLLLQKVTASASKPSHHISLIDFGADDVKVGTKKTASDHYYYPKALMAQQKSGAKLNLSFKKSDPANKAERLTVMINNEPHDVPLTKLGNKDENGFYHVSIPVDSQVLQENEYVDLQFVTTGFKNMESCRHTDEEGWIYIDKNSSLQIPEGTTIDTPDLAAWPLPYTSETEQGNTLIIMPDQINQASINQMAMLTESFSQPEAAQYHLIEASNVTNEQLKKNSLIFIGGIQTFSLLKEKADDLIVPVKKGQYDVSSFGMINETTARIVWTQPSVWNKEQTMTVFSGMTAADADISNEVIRFLQTNTETATVAIESKNKDVFSNHQTVSNAKNDLKKGEKQGVGDSWIYFACIAVLIIFVVVMIVYFVRKNRKKTD